From a region of the Lactuca sativa cultivar Salinas chromosome 4, Lsat_Salinas_v11, whole genome shotgun sequence genome:
- the LOC128133869 gene encoding uncharacterized protein LOC128133869, which yields MLLAVTKDGQNQILPVAYGICKNECTDSWTWFFQKLHDCIGNMQELTIISDRSPSIATSVANIFPHAHHGIYGVHLYFNIVSRFGKSKTVKGIFWEACRAYTVDAFDAAMDVMKKTKEPVWEYLKSINPETWSMAHFKGNRYNLMSSNSAESINALSRHARKVPILMLIDFFRATMQQWWFQRRNFAAEATTTLTPWADEVVKENKKTFTKWDVRMISNTKCEVKKGAQNVIVDFQHMTCTCRHWQLDGIPCGHVIRCLTVNNYQDCSRFALNAYLTETLRKTYEESINPLPKPSEWEIPDDLMIVKPPIMDKRQPKGQETQTAFHPKARVQL from the exons atgctacttgcagttactaaggacggacaaaatcaaatattgccggttgcatatggtatatgcaaaaatgagtgtactgattcttggacatggttttttcaaaaactacatgactgcataggaaatatgcaggagcttacaattatatctgataggtctccatctatagcaacatccgttgccaacatttttcctcacgctcatcatggaatatatggtgtccatttgtatttcaacatagtatctagattcggaaagagtaagacggttaaaggaattttttgggaggcgtgtagggcgtacacagttgatgcttttgatgctgccatggatgttatgaaaaagacaaaagaaccagtatgggagtacttaaaaagtataaatccagaaacctggtcaatggcacattttaaagggaaccgatacaatcttatgtcgtccaacagtgcggagtctataaatgcattatctagacacgcacgtaaggtgccaatacttatgttgattgatttttttcgtgctacaatgcaacaatggtggtttcaaagacgtaactttgcag cggaagcaacaacaacacttaccccttgggcggatgaagttgtaaaagaaaacaagaaaacttttacgaaatgggatgttcgcatgatctcaaatacgaaatgcgaggtcaaaaagggggcacaaaatgtgattgttgattttcaacatatgacatgtacatgtaggcattggcaacttgatgggataccttgtggtcatgtcataagatgtttaacagtgaacaattaccaagactgctcgaggtttgcattaaatgcttaccttaccgaaacactgaggaaaacatatgaggaatcaataaaccctctgccgaagccatccgaatgggagatccccgatgatttgatgattgttaagccacctataatggataaacgtcagccTAAAGGAcaagaaacacagaccgcattccatcctaaggcgagggtccaattataa
- the LOC111915263 gene encoding uncharacterized protein LOC111915263 — MDASATPSKNPKGAFKLLADLPSKGLFSSTVVSSNLGGMRVYITDRDTSPPENQLIKTDQMNILIRSLLLKQQQKAESSAKGASGKESSRKRGLERGVDGRATTKRGASNGQHGSQPEGSRSHSHVPENLQSLTVEKIRALLKERGLSLKGKKDELIMRLRNATG, encoded by the exons ATGGATGCTTCTGCAACACCGTCGAAGAACCCTAAAGGGGCATTCAAGCTCCTTGCTGATCTTCCCTCCAAAGGCCTTTTCTCATCCACTGTCGTTTCTTCCAATTTG GGTGGAATGCGTGTCTATATCACTGATCGTGATACATCACCTCCAG AAAACCAGTTAATAAAGACAGATCAAATGAACATACTCATTAGATCTCTTTTGCTTAAGCAACAACAAAAGGCTGAATCAAGTGCAAAAGGTGCAAgtggaaaagaaagctcaagaaagcg GGGTTTAGAAAGAGGTGTGGATGGAAGGGCAACAACAAAAAGAGGTGCTTCCAATGGTCAACATGGTTCTCAGCCAG AGGGATCAAGATCACATTCACATGTACCTGAAAATCTTCAAAGTTTAACTGTAGAGAAAATACGTGCACTTTTAAAGGAAAGAGGACTTTCCCTAAAAGGAAAGAAG GATGAACTGATTATGCGGTTGAGGAATGCAACTGGTTGA